The Streptomyces europaeiscabiei genome window below encodes:
- a CDS encoding acyl-CoA dehydrogenase family protein, whose protein sequence is MTDLLYSEEEEALREAVRDLLADHCDAAGVIARAESDAPHDIATWKALAGGMGLAGLLVPEELEGQGATHREVAVVLEELGRAVAPVPYLTSAVVATEALLECGADDLLSQLASATTIGALAVSLSVPAGSAYKVVRYEGGALHGELTGIADAAVADVLLVPADDGGLYAVDASAVTVTPQVSLDLTRPLAKVVLDGAPGRLLGDAEPAVRRALRAGAGLLASEQLGLAEWTLTETVRYLKERKQFNRPVGGFQALKHRLAQLWLEVVNLRAAARNAADQLATGSDDADLAVAVAQAFAAPVAVHAAEEALQLHGGIGMTWEHPVHLYLKRAKADSIAYGTAGAHRAALAELVGLQAP, encoded by the coding sequence ATGACCGACCTGCTGTACTCGGAGGAGGAGGAAGCCCTCCGCGAGGCCGTCCGCGACCTGCTGGCCGACCACTGCGACGCGGCGGGCGTGATCGCACGCGCAGAGTCGGACGCCCCGCACGACATCGCGACGTGGAAGGCCCTCGCAGGAGGAATGGGCCTCGCAGGCCTGCTCGTGCCGGAGGAGCTGGAAGGTCAGGGCGCCACCCATCGCGAAGTGGCCGTAGTGCTGGAGGAGTTGGGGCGTGCGGTCGCACCGGTCCCCTATCTGACCAGCGCGGTCGTCGCCACCGAGGCTCTGCTGGAGTGCGGGGCCGACGACCTCCTCTCCCAGCTCGCGTCCGCGACGACGATCGGCGCCCTGGCGGTCTCGCTGAGCGTTCCCGCAGGCAGCGCCTACAAGGTCGTACGGTACGAAGGCGGCGCCCTGCACGGGGAGTTGACCGGCATCGCGGACGCCGCCGTCGCCGATGTGCTGCTGGTGCCCGCCGACGACGGGGGCCTGTACGCGGTCGACGCCTCCGCCGTGACCGTCACTCCGCAGGTGTCCCTGGACCTGACCCGGCCGTTGGCGAAGGTGGTCCTCGACGGGGCGCCGGGCCGGCTCCTCGGCGACGCCGAACCCGCCGTACGCCGGGCCCTGCGTGCCGGGGCCGGGCTGCTGGCGTCCGAGCAACTCGGCCTCGCGGAGTGGACGTTGACCGAGACGGTCCGCTACCTCAAGGAACGCAAGCAGTTCAACCGGCCCGTCGGCGGCTTCCAGGCGCTCAAGCACCGCCTCGCACAGCTGTGGCTGGAGGTCGTCAACCTGCGGGCGGCCGCCCGGAACGCGGCCGACCAGCTCGCCACGGGCAGCGACGACGCCGACCTCGCGGTGGCCGTCGCCCAGGCCTTCGCGGCGCCCGTGGCCGTCCACGCGGCCGAGGAGGCGCTGCAACTGCACGGTGGGATCGGCATGACCTGGGAGCACCCGGTCCACCTGTACCTGAAGCGGGCGAAGGCCGACTCCATCGCGTACGGCACGGCGGGCGCCCACCGGGCGGCGCTGGCCGAACTGGTCGGCCTCCAGGCCCCCTGA
- a CDS encoding acyl-CoA dehydrogenase family protein, which translates to MTDAADLRRRTAELLAAYPPATTDRLDFLRARFDAGLAWVHYPEGLGGLGAPRSLQAVVDADLEAEGAPDNDPRRIGIGLGMAAPTILAYGTQEQKRQYLRPLWTGEEVWCQLFSEPGAGSDLAALGTRAVREGDEWVVNGQKVWTSSAHVARWAILIARTDPDVPKHRGITYFICDMTDPGVEVRPLRQVTGEAEFNEVFITDVRIPDARRLGEVGDGWKVAQTTLNNERVAIGGMRLPREGGMIGPVARTWRERPELRTHDLHQRLLKLWVEAEAARLTAERLRQQLVAGQPGPEGAGMKLAFARLNQEISGLEVELRGEEGLLYDDWTMRRPELVDFVGRDAGYRYLRSKGNSIEGGTTEVLLNIVAERVLGLPSEPRTDKDVAWKDLAR; encoded by the coding sequence ATGACCGACGCAGCCGACCTCAGGCGCCGCACGGCCGAGTTGCTGGCCGCGTACCCGCCCGCCACCACCGACCGCCTGGACTTCCTGCGCGCCCGCTTCGACGCCGGGCTCGCCTGGGTGCACTACCCCGAGGGCCTCGGCGGGCTCGGCGCCCCGCGCTCCCTCCAGGCCGTGGTGGACGCGGACCTGGAGGCGGAAGGCGCCCCAGACAACGATCCGCGACGCATCGGCATCGGCCTGGGCATGGCCGCGCCGACGATCCTCGCCTACGGCACCCAGGAGCAGAAGCGGCAGTACCTGCGGCCGCTGTGGACGGGCGAGGAGGTCTGGTGCCAGCTCTTCAGCGAGCCCGGCGCCGGCTCCGACCTCGCCGCGCTCGGGACCCGAGCGGTCCGGGAGGGCGACGAGTGGGTGGTCAACGGGCAGAAGGTGTGGACGTCCAGCGCGCACGTCGCCCGCTGGGCCATCCTCATCGCCCGCACCGACCCGGACGTGCCCAAGCACCGGGGCATCACGTACTTCATCTGCGACATGACCGACCCCGGCGTCGAGGTCCGGCCGCTGCGCCAGGTCACCGGCGAGGCCGAGTTCAACGAGGTGTTCATCACCGACGTCCGCATCCCGGACGCGCGCCGCCTCGGCGAGGTCGGCGACGGCTGGAAGGTCGCGCAGACCACGCTGAACAACGAGCGCGTCGCCATCGGCGGTATGCGGCTGCCGCGTGAGGGCGGCATGATCGGCCCGGTCGCCAGGACCTGGCGCGAGCGCCCCGAACTGCGTACCCACGACCTCCACCAGCGGCTGCTGAAGCTCTGGGTCGAGGCCGAGGCCGCTCGGCTCACCGCCGAGCGGCTGCGTCAGCAGCTCGTCGCCGGACAGCCCGGCCCCGAGGGCGCCGGCATGAAGCTCGCCTTCGCCCGCCTCAACCAGGAGATCAGCGGCCTTGAGGTCGAACTCCGGGGCGAGGAAGGTCTGTTGTACGACGACTGGACCATGCGGCGCCCCGAGCTGGTCGACTTCGTCGGTCGTGACGCCGGCTACCGCTACCTCCGCTCCAAGGGCAACAGCATCGAGGGCGGGACCACCGAGGTCCTGCTGAACATCGTCGCCGAGCGCGTCCTGGGCCTGCCCAGCGAGCCGCGCACCGACAAGGACGTCGCCTGGAAGGACCTCGCCCGATGA
- a CDS encoding NADPH:quinone oxidoreductase family protein gives MQAWQVHENGEPSEVMRLQDVERPTPGDGQVLLKVRAANINFPDVLMCRGHYQVRPPLPFTPGVEICGETEDGRRVIANPALPYGGLAEYAVADAAALLPAPEALDDAEVAALHIGYQTGWFGLHRRARLEAGETLLVHAAAGGVGSAAVQLGKAAGATVIGVVGGAEKAVVARELGCDVVVDRRSEDVVSAVKEATGGRGADVIYDPVGGEAYTQSTKVVAFEGRIVVVGFAGGTIPSPGLNHALVKNYSILGLHWGLYNTKNPKLVQHCHEQLTELAARGVVKPLVSERTPLGGAAAAVQRVADGVTTGRVVVVPSLENGAAA, from the coding sequence ATGCAGGCATGGCAAGTGCACGAGAACGGCGAGCCGAGCGAGGTGATGCGGCTCCAGGACGTGGAGCGGCCCACGCCCGGTGACGGCCAGGTCCTGCTGAAGGTGCGCGCCGCGAACATCAACTTCCCCGATGTCCTGATGTGCCGGGGCCACTACCAGGTCAGGCCTCCGCTCCCGTTCACCCCGGGCGTGGAGATCTGCGGTGAGACCGAGGACGGCCGCCGGGTCATCGCCAACCCGGCGCTGCCGTACGGCGGCCTCGCCGAGTACGCGGTCGCGGACGCCGCCGCGCTGCTGCCCGCGCCCGAGGCGCTGGACGACGCCGAGGTCGCGGCCCTGCACATCGGTTACCAGACGGGCTGGTTCGGCCTCCACCGCCGGGCCCGCCTCGAAGCGGGGGAGACCCTGCTCGTCCACGCCGCCGCGGGAGGGGTCGGCAGCGCGGCCGTGCAGCTCGGCAAGGCGGCCGGGGCGACGGTCATCGGCGTCGTCGGCGGCGCCGAGAAGGCCGTCGTGGCCCGGGAGCTGGGCTGTGACGTGGTGGTCGACCGGCGGAGCGAGGACGTCGTCTCCGCCGTGAAGGAAGCCACCGGAGGCCGGGGCGCGGACGTGATCTACGACCCCGTGGGCGGCGAGGCCTACACGCAGTCGACCAAGGTCGTCGCCTTCGAGGGACGCATCGTGGTCGTCGGCTTCGCCGGCGGGACGATCCCCAGCCCCGGCCTCAACCACGCCCTCGTCAAGAACTACTCGATCCTCGGCCTGCACTGGGGTCTGTACAACACCAAGAACCCGAAGCTGGTCCAGCACTGCCACGAGCAGCTCACCGAGCTGGCGGCCCGGGGCGTCGTCAAGCCGCTGGTGAGCGAGCGCACGCCGCTCGGCGGGGCCGCGGCCGCCGTGCAGCGCGTCGCGGACGGCGTCACCACCGGCCGGGTCGTCGTGGTGCCCTCGCTGGAGAACGGAGCCGCCGCATGA
- a CDS encoding helix-turn-helix domain-containing protein, whose product MSDTSERASGTDEVLAGVGPRLRRIRKEREATLAGLSEATGISVSTLSRLESGLRKPSLELLLPIARAHQVPLDELIGEPPVGDPRVRSKPIQRHGRTYWPLTRQPGGLQAFKVLVPQSRQEPEPRTHEGYEWLYVMSGKLRVVLGEHDVVMVAGEAAEFDTRVPHWFGSTGEGPVEFLSLFGPQGERMHVRARPARS is encoded by the coding sequence ATGAGTGACACGAGTGAGAGGGCGAGCGGCACGGACGAGGTCCTCGCCGGAGTCGGGCCGCGATTGCGACGGATCCGGAAGGAGCGCGAGGCGACGCTCGCCGGGCTGTCGGAGGCGACCGGTATCTCGGTGAGCACGCTGTCACGGCTGGAGTCGGGGCTGCGCAAGCCCAGCCTGGAGCTGCTGCTGCCGATCGCGCGGGCCCACCAGGTGCCGTTGGACGAGCTGATCGGGGAGCCGCCGGTCGGCGACCCGCGGGTGCGGTCGAAGCCGATCCAGCGGCACGGCCGGACGTACTGGCCGCTCACCCGGCAGCCGGGCGGCCTCCAGGCCTTCAAGGTCCTCGTGCCCCAGTCGCGGCAGGAGCCGGAGCCGCGCACCCACGAGGGCTACGAATGGCTGTATGTCATGTCCGGGAAACTGCGTGTCGTGCTCGGCGAACACGATGTGGTGATGGTCGCCGGGGAGGCCGCCGAGTTCGACACCCGGGTCCCGCACTGGTTCGGCTCGACGGGGGAGGGGCCGGTGGAGTTCCTCAGCCTGTTCGGGCCGCAGGGGGAGCGGATGCACGTACGGGCCAGGCCCGCGCGTTCGTGA
- a CDS encoding NAD(P)/FAD-dependent oxidoreductase: protein MTEQYEVIVIGGGAAGLSAALVLGRARRRTLVVDAGEPRNAPAAHMQGFLSRDGMPPAEFLAVGREEIARYGVDLVRGRAVDVTRGDDGRSFTVTLADGRSPRARRLVVATGLKDELPTVPGVAERFGRDVLHCPYCHGWEVRDQPFGVLATTPMSVHQALMVSQWSKDVTLFLHEVPETDLSDDDLRRLAAAGVSVVPGEVESLVVTEDRLTGVRLTDGTVCDRSVLFTAPRPIPRTSLLEKLGADLNETPFGAYPTVDPTGLTSVPGVWAVGNAMGFSEQVVNAASSGYRAGATINGELLMTDLDTA, encoded by the coding sequence ATGACCGAGCAGTACGAAGTGATCGTCATCGGCGGCGGCGCGGCGGGGCTCTCCGCAGCCCTGGTCCTGGGCCGGGCCCGGCGGCGCACACTGGTCGTCGACGCCGGCGAACCCCGCAACGCGCCCGCCGCGCACATGCAGGGCTTTCTCTCCCGGGACGGGATGCCGCCGGCGGAGTTCCTGGCCGTGGGCCGGGAGGAGATCGCCCGCTACGGCGTCGACCTGGTCCGGGGCAGGGCGGTGGACGTGACCCGGGGCGATGACGGCCGGAGCTTCACCGTGACGCTCGCCGACGGCCGGTCCCCGCGGGCCCGGCGCCTCGTCGTCGCCACCGGCCTGAAGGACGAGCTCCCGACCGTCCCCGGCGTGGCCGAGCGCTTCGGCCGGGATGTCCTGCACTGCCCCTACTGCCACGGCTGGGAGGTCCGCGACCAGCCCTTCGGCGTCCTCGCCACGACTCCGATGAGCGTCCACCAGGCCCTGATGGTCTCCCAGTGGTCCAAGGACGTGACCCTCTTCCTCCACGAGGTCCCCGAGACCGACCTCTCCGACGACGACCTGCGCCGCCTGGCCGCCGCCGGGGTCTCGGTGGTCCCCGGCGAGGTCGAGAGCCTGGTCGTCACCGAGGACCGCCTCACCGGGGTCCGGCTCACCGACGGCACGGTCTGCGACCGCTCGGTCCTGTTCACGGCCCCCCGCCCGATCCCGCGGACCAGCCTGCTGGAGAAGCTGGGCGCCGACCTGAACGAGACGCCGTTCGGCGCGTACCCCACGGTCGACCCGACCGGCCTGACCTCGGTTCCCGGCGTCTGGGCCGTCGGCAACGCGATGGGCTTCTCGGAGCAGGTGGTCAACGCGGCGTCGTCCGGCTACCGGGCGGGCGCCACGATCAATGGGGAACTGCTGATGACGGACTTGGACACAGCGTGA
- a CDS encoding ATP-dependent DNA ligase yields MLFARLARVSQEVAATSARSRKTALLAELFADADAGDVPIVIPYLAGRLPQGRLGVGWKVLDQHIPPATTPTLTVREVDARLTAIGTATGPGSQAERRRLVGELLAAATEDEQRYLFGLLTGEVRQGALDAVAIDGLAGATGAPAAEVRRAVMLAGSLRTVAQALLTEGPSALAGFRLTVGQPVLPMLAHSASSVAQAVAKLSVCAVEEKLDGIRVQVHRDGGDVRLYTRTLDDMTDRLPELTTAALELKGERFILDGEVIAFDETGRPRSFQETAGRVGSRLDVATAARQVPVAPVFFDALSVDGQDLLDLPLTDRHAVLARLVPEPMRVRRTLVAGPGDLPEAERFLADTLERGHEGVVLKALDAPYSAGRRGASWLKVKPVHTLDLVVLAAEWGHGRRTGRLSNLHLGARTADGSFAMLGKTFKGMTDALLAWQTERLTGLAVEEHGWGVTVRPELVVEIAYDGLQRSTRYPAGVTLRFARVIRYREDKTPAEADTVETLLAAHPEVTR; encoded by the coding sequence ATGCTCTTCGCCCGGCTCGCCCGCGTGTCGCAAGAGGTCGCCGCCACCTCGGCCCGGTCCCGGAAGACCGCCCTGCTCGCCGAACTGTTCGCCGACGCCGACGCCGGCGACGTACCGATCGTCATCCCCTATCTCGCGGGCCGGCTGCCCCAGGGCCGCCTGGGCGTCGGCTGGAAGGTCCTCGACCAGCACATCCCGCCGGCCACCACTCCCACCCTCACCGTCCGCGAGGTGGACGCCCGCCTCACGGCGATCGGTACTGCCACCGGCCCCGGTTCGCAGGCCGAACGCAGGCGCCTGGTCGGCGAGTTGCTGGCGGCGGCCACCGAGGACGAACAGCGGTACCTGTTCGGGCTGCTCACCGGTGAGGTCCGGCAGGGCGCGCTGGACGCGGTGGCCATCGACGGGCTGGCCGGGGCCACCGGGGCGCCCGCCGCCGAGGTACGGCGGGCCGTGATGCTCGCCGGCTCGCTCCGGACGGTGGCGCAGGCGCTGCTGACTGAGGGGCCGTCGGCTCTCGCGGGGTTCCGGCTCACCGTCGGGCAGCCCGTCCTGCCGATGCTGGCGCACAGCGCGTCCTCCGTCGCCCAGGCCGTGGCGAAGCTGAGCGTGTGCGCGGTGGAGGAGAAGCTGGACGGCATCCGTGTCCAGGTCCACCGCGACGGCGGCGACGTACGGCTGTACACCCGCACCCTGGACGACATGACCGACCGGTTGCCCGAACTCACCACTGCCGCACTGGAGTTGAAGGGCGAGCGGTTCATCCTGGACGGGGAGGTGATCGCGTTCGACGAGACCGGGCGGCCACGTTCCTTCCAGGAGACGGCGGGGCGGGTCGGCTCGCGGCTGGACGTGGCGACGGCGGCCCGGCAGGTGCCCGTCGCGCCGGTCTTCTTCGACGCGCTGTCCGTGGACGGCCAGGACCTCCTCGACCTGCCCCTCACCGACCGCCACGCCGTACTGGCCCGCCTCGTCCCGGAGCCCATGCGGGTACGGCGCACCCTCGTGGCCGGTCCCGGCGACCTGCCCGAGGCGGAGCGCTTCCTCGCCGACACCCTGGAACGCGGCCACGAAGGTGTCGTGCTGAAGGCCCTCGACGCCCCCTACAGCGCGGGCCGGCGCGGGGCGTCCTGGCTGAAGGTCAAGCCGGTGCACACCCTCGATCTGGTGGTCCTGGCCGCCGAGTGGGGCCACGGCCGCCGCACGGGCAGGCTCTCCAACCTCCATCTCGGAGCCCGCACCGCCGACGGCTCCTTCGCCATGCTCGGCAAGACCTTCAAGGGCATGACCGACGCGCTGCTGGCCTGGCAGACAGAACGGCTGACGGGCCTGGCCGTGGAGGAGCACGGCTGGGGCGTCACCGTACGCCCCGAACTCGTCGTCGAGATCGCCTACGACGGCCTGCAGCGCTCGACCCGTTACCCGGCCGGCGTCACCCTCCGTTTCGCCCGTGTGATCCGCTATCGCGAGGACAAGACCCCGGCGGAAGCCGATACGGTCGAGACCCTGCTCGCCGCACACCCCGAGGTGACTCGTTGA
- a CDS encoding NUDIX domain-containing protein, with protein sequence MTTPKRSAGLLLHRRTEHGVEVLLGHMGGPLFAHKDAGAWSVPKGEYQPDEPAWDAARREFQEELGLAPPDGEAVPLGEVRQRNGKIVTAWAIEADLDPATVVPGTFRMEWPPRSGRIQEFPELDRVEWLTVERARAVLVPAQAMFLDRLLEHSD encoded by the coding sequence TTGACCACACCCAAGCGCAGCGCCGGCCTCCTGCTGCACCGCCGCACCGAGCACGGCGTCGAGGTCCTGCTCGGCCATATGGGCGGCCCGCTCTTCGCGCACAAGGACGCGGGGGCCTGGAGCGTGCCCAAGGGCGAGTACCAACCGGACGAGCCCGCCTGGGACGCGGCCCGCCGGGAGTTCCAGGAGGAACTGGGGCTGGCGCCGCCGGACGGCGAGGCCGTACCGCTGGGCGAGGTGCGGCAGAGGAACGGCAAGATCGTCACGGCCTGGGCGATCGAGGCGGACCTCGACCCGGCGACCGTCGTGCCGGGGACCTTTCGCATGGAGTGGCCGCCGAGGTCGGGGCGGATCCAGGAGTTCCCGGAGCTGGACCGCGTGGAGTGGCTCACCGTCGAACGGGCCCGTGCCGTGCTCGTACCGGCGCAGGCGATGTTTCTCGACCGTCTTCTGGAGCACTCGGACTGA
- a CDS encoding NADP-dependent succinic semialdehyde dehydrogenase, which produces MPIATVNPANGETLKTYDALGEEEIERRLATADTTFRTYRTTSFAERARLMRRAAELLDEDTEDVARVMTTEMGKPVRQARAEAAKCAKAMRWYADHAEVLLTDVEPSDADVKDSGASRVLVRYRPLGPVLAVMPWNFPLWQVIRFAAPALMAGNVGLLKHASNVPQTALYLEDLFHRAGFPEGCFQTLLVGSGAVEDILRDPRVKAATLTGSEPAGRAVASVAGDEVKKTVLELGGSDPYVVLPSADIDRAAEIAVTARVQNAGQSCIAAKRFIVHADVYDAFTERFVEAMKALKVGDPLDEDTDVGPLSGERGREDLEELVDEAVESGATVLCGAERPDGPGWFYPPTVLADITPEMRVHQEETFGPVATLYRVADLDEAIAIANDTPFGLSSNVWTRDAAEVERLVRDLDAGAVYVNGMTASHPAFPFGGVKRSGYGRELSGHGIREFCNITTVWHGA; this is translated from the coding sequence ATGCCCATCGCCACGGTCAACCCGGCGAACGGCGAGACGCTCAAGACCTACGACGCCCTGGGCGAGGAGGAGATCGAGCGTCGCCTCGCCACCGCCGACACCACGTTCCGCACGTACCGGACGACGTCTTTCGCGGAACGCGCCCGGCTGATGCGCAGGGCCGCCGAGCTCCTCGACGAGGACACCGAGGACGTCGCCCGGGTGATGACCACCGAGATGGGCAAGCCGGTCAGGCAGGCCCGCGCCGAGGCCGCCAAGTGCGCGAAGGCGATGCGGTGGTACGCCGACCACGCCGAGGTGCTGCTCACCGACGTGGAGCCGTCAGACGCGGATGTGAAGGACTCGGGCGCGTCCCGCGTCCTGGTCCGCTACCGGCCGCTCGGCCCGGTGCTCGCCGTGATGCCGTGGAACTTCCCGCTCTGGCAGGTGATCCGCTTCGCCGCGCCCGCCCTGATGGCCGGCAACGTGGGCCTGCTCAAGCACGCCTCCAACGTCCCGCAGACCGCGCTCTACCTGGAAGATCTCTTCCACCGGGCGGGATTCCCCGAGGGCTGCTTCCAGACGCTGCTGGTCGGTTCCGGCGCCGTCGAGGACATCCTGCGCGACCCGCGGGTGAAGGCCGCCACCCTCACCGGCAGCGAGCCCGCCGGCCGGGCCGTCGCCTCGGTCGCCGGGGACGAGGTCAAGAAGACGGTCCTGGAGCTGGGCGGCAGCGACCCGTACGTCGTGCTGCCGTCCGCCGACATCGACCGGGCCGCCGAGATCGCCGTCACCGCCCGGGTGCAGAACGCCGGGCAGTCGTGCATCGCCGCCAAGCGGTTCATCGTGCACGCCGACGTGTACGACGCCTTCACCGAGCGGTTCGTCGAGGCCATGAAGGCGCTGAAGGTCGGAGACCCGCTCGACGAGGACACCGACGTCGGCCCGCTCTCCGGCGAGCGGGGCCGCGAGGACCTGGAGGAGCTGGTCGACGAGGCCGTGGAGAGCGGCGCCACCGTCCTGTGCGGCGCCGAACGCCCCGACGGGCCGGGCTGGTTCTACCCGCCGACCGTCCTCGCCGACATCACCCCCGAGATGCGCGTCCACCAGGAGGAGACCTTCGGCCCGGTCGCCACGCTGTACCGGGTCGCCGACCTCGACGAAGCGATCGCGATCGCCAACGACACGCCCTTCGGACTCAGCTCCAACGTGTGGACACGGGACGCCGCCGAGGTCGAACGCCTCGTCCGGGACCTCGACGCCGGCGCCGTCTACGTCAACGGGATGACGGCCTCCCACCCGGCGTTCCCGTTCGGCGGGGTCAAGCGCTCCGGATACGGGCGTGAGCTGTCCGGACACGGAATCCGGGAGTTCTGCAACATCACCACCGTGTGGCACGGGGCGTGA
- a CDS encoding DUF6213 family protein, whose protein sequence is MNREVTLPLIVDDRGTLQVSAADVSKLLRTVGGRWLHLVEAGEELDEDTVAALTIELAKLADRIDVACIAHSSGAASG, encoded by the coding sequence GTGAACCGCGAAGTGACTCTGCCTCTGATCGTCGACGACCGCGGGACCCTGCAGGTGTCTGCGGCCGATGTGAGCAAGCTGCTGCGGACGGTGGGCGGCCGGTGGCTGCACCTGGTCGAGGCGGGTGAGGAACTCGACGAGGACACGGTGGCGGCGCTCACGATCGAGCTGGCGAAGCTGGCGGACCGGATCGACGTGGCGTGCATCGCCCACAGCAGTGGGGCGGCCTCCGGCTAG
- a CDS encoding thiaminase II/PqqC family protein — MTRTAVRLLESTTAKLAPAPDANPLLPLIASGAVGLDTLAALALEQRLVIAADLRSFRHLAERAATEEPAGAPFFEMLAEGEAVAAERLGAYAEACGVDGGRAAAYEPLPGCQAYPSYVARLALTASPADVVLALSANFASWGGYCAAIAKALRHHYAFTDEACAFFDLFAEPSPELEERARTAVQTGWDAGRIDEHLVARHGRLLQSYESMFWHTLAPR, encoded by the coding sequence ATGACGCGCACGGCCGTACGACTGCTGGAGAGCACCACGGCGAAACTCGCCCCGGCCCCCGACGCCAACCCTCTGCTGCCCTTGATCGCCTCCGGTGCGGTCGGCCTCGACACCCTCGCCGCGCTGGCCTTGGAACAGCGTCTCGTCATCGCCGCCGACCTGCGTTCCTTCCGCCATCTGGCCGAGCGGGCGGCGACCGAGGAACCGGCCGGCGCCCCCTTCTTCGAGATGCTCGCGGAGGGGGAGGCGGTGGCGGCGGAGCGGCTCGGGGCGTACGCCGAGGCATGCGGCGTGGACGGCGGGCGGGCCGCGGCGTACGAGCCCCTACCCGGCTGCCAGGCCTACCCGTCCTACGTCGCCCGTCTCGCCCTGACCGCGTCCCCGGCCGATGTGGTACTCGCCCTGAGCGCCAACTTCGCCTCCTGGGGCGGCTATTGCGCGGCGATCGCGAAGGCCCTCCGCCATCACTACGCCTTCACCGACGAGGCCTGCGCGTTCTTCGACCTCTTCGCCGAGCCGTCGCCGGAGCTGGAGGAGAGGGCGAGGACGGCGGTGCAGACGGGATGGGACGCGGGCCGGATCGACGAGCACCTCGTCGCCCGACACGGCCGCCTGCTGCAGAGCTACGAATCGATGTTCTGGCACACACTCGCGCCCCGTTAG
- a CDS encoding acyl-CoA dehydrogenase family protein, whose product MAEFTMELNEEQREVRDWLHGFAADVIRPAAAEWDEREETPWPVIQEAAKVGIYSLDFYAQQYFDPTGLGIPMAMEELFWGDAGIALSIVGTGLAAVGVLANGTEEQIGTWIPQMYGDANDVKVAAFCSSEPDAGSDVASMRTRAVYDEAKDEWVLNGTKTWATNGGIANVHVVVAVVDPELGSKGHASFIVPPKTPGLSQGQKFKKHGIRASHTAEVVLEDVRIPGSCLLGGKEKLDERLARARERAKAGGERVKNAAMATFEASRPAVGAMAVGTARAAYEVALDYAKTREQFGRPIIDNQGVAFQLADMRTSVDAARLLVWRASWMAINGRPFTAAEGSQSKLFASETAKKVTAQAIQILGGNGYTREYPVERMHRDAAIYTIFEGTSEVQRLVIARTLSGMPIR is encoded by the coding sequence ATGGCCGAGTTCACCATGGAACTCAACGAGGAACAGCGAGAGGTTCGCGACTGGCTCCACGGATTCGCCGCCGATGTGATCCGCCCCGCGGCCGCCGAGTGGGACGAGCGCGAGGAGACCCCCTGGCCGGTGATCCAGGAGGCCGCCAAGGTCGGCATCTACTCCCTCGACTTCTACGCCCAGCAGTACTTCGACCCCACCGGCCTCGGTATTCCCATGGCGATGGAGGAGCTGTTCTGGGGTGACGCGGGCATCGCCCTCTCCATCGTCGGCACCGGCCTCGCCGCCGTGGGCGTCCTCGCCAACGGCACCGAGGAGCAGATCGGCACCTGGATCCCCCAGATGTACGGCGACGCCAACGATGTCAAGGTCGCCGCGTTCTGCTCCTCCGAGCCCGACGCCGGTTCCGACGTGGCCTCCATGCGCACCCGTGCCGTGTACGACGAGGCCAAGGACGAGTGGGTCCTCAACGGCACGAAGACCTGGGCGACCAACGGCGGCATCGCCAACGTCCACGTCGTCGTCGCCGTGGTCGACCCCGAGCTGGGCTCCAAGGGCCACGCGTCCTTCATCGTCCCGCCGAAGACGCCCGGCCTGTCCCAGGGCCAGAAGTTCAAGAAGCACGGCATCCGCGCCTCCCACACCGCCGAGGTCGTCCTGGAGGACGTACGCATCCCCGGTTCCTGCCTCCTCGGCGGCAAGGAGAAGCTCGACGAGCGTCTGGCGCGGGCCCGCGAGCGGGCGAAGGCCGGCGGTGAGCGGGTGAAGAACGCGGCGATGGCCACGTTCGAGGCGTCCCGCCCGGCCGTGGGCGCCATGGCGGTGGGCACCGCCCGCGCCGCGTACGAGGTCGCCCTCGACTACGCCAAGACCCGCGAGCAGTTCGGCCGGCCCATCATCGACAACCAGGGCGTCGCCTTCCAGCTCGCGGACATGCGGACGTCCGTGGACGCGGCGCGGCTGCTGGTGTGGCGGGCGTCCTGGATGGCGATCAACGGCAGGCCGTTCACGGCGGCCGAGGGGTCCCAGTCGAAGCTCTTCGCGAGCGAGACGGCGAAGAAGGTCACGGCTCAGGCCATTCAGATACTGGGCGGCAACGGGTACACCCGTGAGTACCCCGTGGAGCGAATGCACCGGGATGCCGCTATCTACACCATCTTCGAGGGTACGAGTGAGGTTCAGCGACTCGTGATCGCGCGGACCTTGTCGGGGATGCCCATTCGGTAG